The genomic interval AAAAAGAGCTAGGAGAGAAGATTACACAGCAACTTGCAAAACTCAAACGTGCTCTCAACGAGGTGGGCCTTATCACAGGAACGGTGAAAATGTTGGAGTATAAAGACGTCAGTGTTGTCAAAAATGACTATTTTAGCGGTGAAAAACTTCAATTTGGGATTAATATAACAATATGAATACACCCTCCCCTAAACCTCAAAAAGCGGTTGCGCTCAAATATGACCGAGAGAAAAAAGGTGCCCCTCGGGTTGTTGCTTCGGGTAAAGGTGAAGTGGCAAACAACATCATCAAACTAGCGCAAGAGCATGACATCTTCATCAAAAAAGATGCCGATTTGGTCGAGCTGCTCTCAAAAATTGAACTCAATAAAGAGATCCCGCCCATGCTGTATAAAGCCGTG from Sulfurospirillum multivorans DSM 12446 carries:
- a CDS encoding EscU/YscU/HrcU family type III secretion system export apparatus switch protein; the protein is MNTPSPKPQKAVALKYDREKKGAPRVVASGKGEVANNIIKLAQEHDIFIKKDADLVELLSKIELNKEIPPMLYKAVAEVFSFIYKITGDKRK